TGTTTAATCTACTGCAACCGAATGTCAAGTGTGTTTCGATTGTCTGCTTTCAAAAACACCTCTGTTAGGTGGCGAAAAAATTCaacaaaatgaaaaaaaaacagcATTTCTTCCCTATTTTTCTTTAACCTGAGTAGGCATCAACTCAGTAGGACTGAGTTATTAATTGCTCCATCTTTTGCTGTTACAGGTTGCAAATGCTATGTCAGCAAAAGCAAAGCTGTTATTACGTGAACTGAAGACTGTCAAGGCAGATTTAGCTTTTGCAAAGGAGCGCTGTGCTCAGCTTGAGGACGAGAATAAAATGTTACGGGAAAGTCAAGACAATGGTGATAATCCAGAAGACGATGATCTGGTTAGTGTTATTCTTCAAATTGAACGAGAAAAACTAACTATTTTTTCTGACCGAAATCCGCCAGCTTCTTGTTATGTAAAAAATAAATTAGCTACTTCTATATGCTGATAATCATTTGGAAATCATGTATTAGGTCCTTGCTCAGTTAATAACGTTATCATGAAATTGTCTTTATAATAAAGTATTATTAGATTTCCTTTCCTGCTAAAAACATTGTGCGCTGATAATCATAAGGAAATCATGCCAAGACTAAGTGAACAATTCTCATAGTTCACGAGTTGTCGTTAGTTCTATGCCCAATTGACTGTATTTTTAAACTTTGTCTGGAAGGCAGCTGCTGCAATTCTATGGCTAGTTCTCAGGGTCTAGGACTTGACATATGATCAAACAACAACATGAAAAAGTGCTGGAATCACAACTTTGTGTAACTCTGACCAATAGCTTATCAAAGTCAATATATTTTAAAAATAGAAATAAGAAAGAAGTGGGACTTGCCACATTGATATTGGTTAACCATGTATATATTCTGCTTCTTTGCAGATCCGCCTACAATTAGAGACACTATTAGCTGAGAAGGCGCGACTTGCACATGAGAACTCGGTGTATGCTCGAGAAAATAGATTCCTGCGAGAAATTGTAGAGTACCACCAACTTACTATGCAGGATGTCATATATGTGGATGAAGGCATCGAAGAGGTCAGTGAGGTGTACCCTACTCAAGTACTGCCACCATCGGCTGCTCGCACTGGGTCGGGCAACGGTCGGGCATCAACTGCAGCGACACTTAAGCATATCAACTCATCTCCGGCCTCCAGTTCCGTTGTGCCAGAATCCTGTCTGCTCTCGCCACCTTCTCCAAACTCTCTTCCTCGGGCTTCATCTCTAAGCAAGTAGAGGGAGCCTGGCACCACCAACCATCATCGCTCAAGGGTAAAGATGGCTAGTGGTGTGATACAAGTAACAAATATACTGCGCATGTAACCGAGGTTGCCTGTGGCGAATACATGCAGAATATGTGTTGTTTTTGTATAATCCGTGTTGTAACTCGTGGGATTTTCCTTTCACATCATGCTTCCAAAACTGCACATTTTGCTGACTAGCGTTTGCATGTTCAGTTGAGCTTTTCTTGCCAAGGCCACCAGCACATGTGCTGTTTATTCTCGGTGCATTGCCTGCCTGGCCTCCTGTGATAAGTATGCAAGCCTCTATTTCGAGATAATGAAGTTAGGAACTGTTCGTCAAGCAAGCAGTGGAATTGTGCTGTTATGATTGTCATCATTGGGATGGACGCCTTCAATGTGATCTTCGCAGTTAACTTGCTTAACTGTCAGCTGGACCCCATGTTGATCACGTGCCCTCATTCTTGTTCAGTCAGTTTTTCCGACAGATTCTGAAGAGAATCATCACTTTTCCTTTAGATGGTCGTCACTTTGTTTGTTATATGCGGTTAACAAGAGGAAGGCGCTCAATAGCCTAGTTTTATTGGCCGTTTGATAGAGCTATATATCTTTTTGGGAAAGTCAAAGTTTGGTCAAACCTTACTTAGCTTgacttttctaaaaaaaacataaCCCTTATTCAAGGTAACGAAAGTACTAGTACATCCTAGACCGCAATGATGACCAAGTTGGTCGTTTGCGCTGATTTCGGTGTGTCTGTGTGTTCTTGAAATAGATTTtttataaataaagcaaccaCAATTGTACCAACTTAGGCAACAGCATAAACATGACTAACTAAGAAAGAGAAATAATGATACAACTAGCGAGAGAATGAGGATGTCAACGGCCAAGCCAAATTATTGCATCCTCCAAACTTATGGTTGAAAACGGGAGGAAACTTTCCGTCAGTTTCCgaagaaaaataaaatagagaGCAATAAAGAAATGAAAGCGGTATTGAATGGAAAAATCATAACGGAAACGGAAAAGAAAACGGAGGAGCCATTTCCACGGAAACAAAAACGgcaaaaaaaaattcagaaaacaaATACATAAATTTTTCAGATGTATAATCCGCGCTCTAGGTAGGCATATATTTACACATGAACCCAGGTCAGGATACCTATTAAGTCCACTAAATACTAACCCCACTTACTCCGGTATAATTGTGTGCATGCGCCTAGAGTCCTCCACGACTCCTCTTTCTATAATGTATTTGTTCGTCTCCGGTGATTCATGTTTCTATATACATTTTCGGTTTTCTAATTTCGTTTCCGATTATAGCATGTTTTCGTTCCATTTTCAACCCTATCTGATTGTTCCATCGCAACACTTTATGGACCGTGGATCACAGAGTGCCACTGTCAGCACCTTCAGTGTCTCACTCTCTCTTATAGCATCTCTAACCCACCGCCTATAATTTAGAGGAAAAAAATGGCCGGAGCAAACTTAGAGGAGCAAATTTGCTCCTCTAAGAAAGTAAGAATCGATCCCCAAAAAGTCGAGGAGTTAAATTTTGTTTTTTgtaaataattttttttgaaCCAAAATATAAATATTAGAAACCGAAATAAGTGTAATAAATAAAATTATTCATTATTGAAAAATCAAATAAATTTAATAAATCAAACTCAACTAATTGCCCTAATTGTCGTGGAGACGCCAAAGATACTCTCAACAAGATCAGCCTGAGGAAGGCTGGCAATGGGTCGGGTTTGGTTGGGTTGATCTAAACTAGACCCATGCCCATCACCCTTATCGGTCACACCTGTGACCCATGATCCTACCCATGGGTAAGGAATGAGACCCATGCCCAAACTCATTGGGCAATCCGACCCTATCGGGCAAACCCATTGGGTACAAAAAATGGAGAGTTAATGTGACATCGATTGATGCGTGATGAATGGCCATGCTATTTTTGTATGGGAGGAGTTGCCCGTTGAGAAAACGCGGGAGAAGCTATGAAATCTGATTTTTTTACCCCGCTATTTTTTTCTTGTTCCATAATCCAAAATTCCTCCAGTAATTATCCAGAGTTTCAACCGGACACCGCATATCCTCCGTATGTATCTTGAGCTGGCTTCTTCTTCCCTACTCCAAGCTTGAGCGGCTCAGTTTCCCCGACTTTCTTCCCAAGCAAAGTAAACGCCCTGGCCTATATCAAACGAGCCTGCCCGTCTTCGACATCCAtcgtagcagcagcagcagcagcaacagccccGTTCCATCTTCTCCACAAGCTTCCAATCGCGATCGCGGCGAGCTCTGGGCGATGGAAAACAAGGGACCAGCGGAAGTCACGGACGTGAGGAGGCCGGCGGAGGAGGATGCGGCCTCTGGCGCCAGGTGCTTCCGGAGGACGGTGGGCGAGGACGCGACGTTGATGGAGAGCGCCAAGGACCGGTTCCGGCAGTTCAAGGACGCGCCGGCGGCGGAGCACTGGGTCTGCCTCAAGAACAAGGTCCGCGCCGCCAGCGAGTACGCTGGTCTCATGACCCGCCAGGGCGTCTCCATGTTCGGCGAGCCCAAGATCGGCTCCGTGTTCCAGCAAGGCTCACAGGATCATGCCAAGAAGACGTCGGCCGCCAAGTCATAGACGACCAATGCAATGCAAAAaaatctgtttttttttttttttttgcctctaGTGCTAGGTGATGATTAGTTCAGGTTCTTTTTACACATTGTTTGGTAGTTTAACTCTTCGTAAGTTGAGCAACTGACTGCGCAAATTTGTTAATGCAATTTTATTTGAGCTGCAATggcatctaaaggtataattgatCCCCCCATAGGGGGCTTCACAGCGCTGTGAGCTTCTCAACCACATGATGCAGTCAACTGGAGTATCTCAGCCGTTTATTCTGGGTAAGATTCATTGATTGCCCACTAGATCAAGACATGGAACGGCAAGAATCTACCCGCCTGCCACTGTGTTTGGGCCCTTCTTCTGGCTGGTCCATGTTGTCAGCTGCTTGGGTGATTGCAGTGTGGGTCACGCGTGTAGGAAGCGAGCAGGCCATCCACGATACGCCACTAGGCGCGCACGGGCTGGGGAGCCCGCTTCGTCTCAAGAGCTCACAGCCACCCAGACAAACCCTAGCAAATCGTCCCCCATCCCTATCGCAGCCGCCTCGCTTTTCCTTCCCTATCGCAGCCCCTCGCCTCGCATCAAGCTCCACCTCGCGGCCGAAATCCTGCACCCGCACCACCACGCCACCGGCGGGTGTCTTCATCACCACAGCCGGGGCCAGAGCAGCCCGACGGCGGTGGCTGAGCCCGGCGCCAGCAGCGAGGCGCCCTCACGCCATATGGCCCCGGCAGCATCCGCGACGATGGGATGGCCGCTGAGccggtgacatgggcatacccttcgggtacccattattagtatacccggctcgtcccaatatggagaagactcaatatggagaaggcccaacaaggcaacccaaagaagtagtcgactaggactcttgtaaaaccctaggctggttgcatatataaagctagccagggcacccgaaatagagaggccaacagatagacagaatatagacaacatagctccgcctacggcggcaccctgtaaacacatctatgatcatatactggattgctagcagcacgtagggatcctccaccgaggggacccgaagctgggtacgtcgtgtgcctaatctcgaccccggaatctccatcgtcgctctcccaaaaccctagtctacaatacgtaggcattgccgaggtattccctcgtcaattggcgccgtctgtgggaatttgcggcgactggattttgtcatccgggcgggatccatcaTCATTATCGATTGTATCTGGCCAATCCATCTACTTCGTCGCCAACGATTGGCCGTGGTCGTATTCGCCTGCGTCATGGCCAAACAAACCAGATTGTTTTCCAGCAGCAGCCACCAGAAGAACCGAGTCCCGAAGAAGCCGTTCCACACACGCGACATGATTTCCAGGATCTGATTCACGTTCATCTTCCAAACAGAAAAAGCTAAGTACCTTATTACGTGTCTATATTATTCCTTCTATACATATGATTACTTGATGGCAGGCTGGCCGCAGCGTGTTGTTCCATGGCAGGAGCAGTAGTGGGGGGCTGATTTGTCTTTACTATTTCACATGAATCATGGGGCTAGTACGAGGTATCAAGTCTAAAAGGAAAAGCACGTGGAATCAGAAGTGGAAAAAATCGGCTCGTTTGTGCGCTACAGTCAAATAACCGGAACTTGACACAAATCATGTCGCGGGTAACGGCAGTACTCGAGTGCGAGCCTGCGCATCTTCCATGACTCGCTGTTACAtcgacttcttccagccaaaggcCGCTCATCATCCGACATAAACGatcaggtgctatatttctaGTTAATTATTATTAGCAAAATTTATTCGGCGAAATATTTTTTCGGTTTGTGCTATTATTTGCGCACAGATTTTCGCGCTCCAACTCAACTTCATATCGGAACAAGTTTCGATTACTTCGCCACGTACAGTCGCATACTCAGGGGCTCGCCCACCCGACAATGCGCACTCGCTTCGCTCAGGAGCTCGCCCGCGACGAACTCGACGATTCTCTCCTCCATGCCGACTACTTCCACCGTATCAAATATTTTCGGCTAAACGCCGCACGGCTCCGCTGCATCAAGTACATCCGCTTCGTCGACTCCATCTTCCGGATGACCTACTTCCACCTCGacctcgccgcatccaacaataaaGCTAAGTGTTCATCTTCCAAGTGTTAATTATTGTTTACTTTCGCAATACCCAAATACTCGGGGGCTTTGCCATTACAATATTACAGCAAATACACTCAACACTGGGGGCTCTGCCATTACTTTGTTAACACAAAACACCTGATTACTTGATGAATTTtctttcttcggctttggatatgtctccttcggctcagtggatttattttcggcttagtgaaattaatttcttcggatcaatggattcatcttcttcggcttaTTAGATTCTTTTTCATCGAATTCATCTTATAAGATTCATCTATATGAATATTACTGGCTTACTCTTATACAACATTACCCGAGGCGTTTCGGGTCACTGGATTTATCATCGaggattattactggatttattttcttcggcagaTTCATCTTCTATATTACTGGATTATTCGGTTCAATGGATTAATCTTCTATAATTAtcactggaactattttctt
This Lolium perenne isolate Kyuss_39 chromosome 1, Kyuss_2.0, whole genome shotgun sequence DNA region includes the following protein-coding sequences:
- the LOC127341396 gene encoding uncharacterized protein; protein product: MENKGPAEVTDVRRPAEEDAASGARCFRRTVGEDATLMESAKDRFRQFKDAPAAEHWVCLKNKVRAASEYAGLMTRQGVSMFGEPKIGSVFQQGSQDHAKKTSAAKS